The nucleotide window ACCTGCCCCCAGGATTAGATACAACCTTCAGTTAGTAATGTCGGTTGGTTTTTCTTCATATTTCCCGTCTCGCCAGCCTGCTGCAAATTCAGCTGGCGTCTGGTAATCCAGAGATGAATGTGGTCGACACTCGTTATAATCCTGCCGCCAGTCATTAATGATTTCCCGGGCATGAAGAATATCGCTGAACCAGTGTTCATTCAGACATTCATCCCGGAAGCGGCCATTGAAGCTCTCAATAAATCCGTTCTGCGTTGGCTTGCCTGGCTGGATTAAGCGCAACTCAACACCATGTTCAAAGGCCCATTGATCCAGCGCACGGCAGGTAAACTCCGGACCCTGATCAGTTCTTATCGTTGCAGGATAGCCACGAAACAGCGCAATGCTGTCCAGAATGCGTGTCACCTGAACGCCTGTAATCCCGAATGCCGTGGTGATCGTCAGACACTCCTTCGTGAAATCATCCACGCAGGTCAGACACTTAACCCGGCGGCCGCTGGCAAGAGCATCCATGACAAAATCCATTGACCATGTCAGGTTCGGCGCATCCGGACGAAGAAGCGGAAGCCGCTCAGTCGCCAGCCCCTTGCGGCGTCGCCTGCGCTTTACACCCAGGCCGTTGAGATGATAGATGCGGTATACCCGCTTGTGGTTGACGTGAAGGCCTTCCCGGCGCAGTAACTGCCAGATGCGCCGGTAGCCAAAGCGGCGGCGTTCAAGTGCCAGCTCTGTAATGCGTAGGGACAGCAACGCGTCAGCAGCCGGACGCTGAGCCGAATAACGGCAGGTCGACAGGGGCAAGCCTGCCAGCCTGCAGGCACGACGTTGCGACAGACCTGCGGCCTCACACATGACTTCCACGGCTTCCCGCTTCTGGTCTGTCGTCAGAACTTTCGGCCCAGAGCCACCTGAAGCGCCTCCTTATCCAGCATGGCTTCAGCGAGCAGCTTCTTGAGGCGGGCATTCTCCTCTTCAAGCGACTTGAGCCGCTTCACTTCGGGGACTTCCATGCCGCCAAACTTCTTGCGCCAGGTGTAGAAGGTGGCGTCTGAAATAGCATGCTTGCGGCAGAGTTCCCGGGCCGAAACCCCGGCTTCTGCCTCGCGGAGAATACTGATGATCTGTTCGTCGGAAAATCGCTTCTTCATGGGGACGTCCTCATGTGACTTATGAAGACATTACTAA belongs to Candidatus Pantoea soli and includes:
- a CDS encoding IS3 family transposase (programmed frameshift), which produces MKKRFSDEQIISILREAEAGVSARELCRKHAISDATFYTWRKKFGGMEVPEVKRLKSLEEENARLKKLLAEAMLDKEALQVALGRKFLTTDQKREAVEVMCEAAGLSQRRACRLAGLPLSTCRYSAQRPAADALLSLRITELALERRRFGYRRIWQLLRREGLHVNHKRVYRIYHLNGLGVKRRRRRKGLATERLPLLRPDAPNLTWSMDFVMDALASGRRVKCLTCVDDFTKECLTITTAFGITGVQVTRILDSIALFRGYPATIRTDQGPEFTCRALDQWAFEHGVELRLIQPGKPTQNGFIESFNGRFRDECLNEHWFSDILHAREIINDWRQDYNECRPHSSLDYQTPAEFAAGWRDGKYEEKPTDITN